The Deefgea tanakiae DNA segment AATTCACCGTGTTGCAGCAGATGGTCAAGTAGAAAAAATTGCAGCAAAACTCACCGACTTAATTCAGGAAAATGACACCGTTTTCGTGCAGGAAAGTTTGTTTTAACCGCACCCTACATTGCTGAGTAAATTCGATGACTTTAGAACAATTTTTAAATATATTGCGAGCAAGAAAATGGATCGCGATATCTGTATTTTTTACGGTTATGCTCGTAACGCTGCTTGTTAGCTTATCGCTACCGAAGCAATACACCGCAGAAGCTGCATTAGCTATTGATGTGAAAGCCGCTGACCCCGTCACAGGTCAGCCTATAGCTGGGTATATGGCGCCAAGCTTTATGGCCACACAGGTGGATATGATTACCAGCCAAAATACTGCTCTCAAAGTGGTAGATACTTTGGGATTTGCTAAATTGCCAGAAGCGCAAGCGCAATTTATGGCTGCAACCCAAGGCAAGGGTGAAATTCGTAGCTGGTTTGCTGAGTCTTTACTTCGAGGCTTAAATGTAATTCCTAGTAGTGAAAGTAATGTTATTACACTAAATTACACGGCCGCAGACCCTAAGTTTGCTGCAACGCTCGCCAATAACTTTGCTCAAGCTTATATCCGTACCACGATAGATAATAAAATTGCCGCAGCCCAACAAAATAATGTTTTTTTTCAAGAGCAATTGAAAACATTACAGCGAAATTTAGAGCTGGCGCAAAATAAACTTTCTGAGTATCAGCAAACACATGGCATCGTCGGTTCCGATGAGCGCTTAGATGTAGAAACTCAACGGCTTAATGAATTATCGAGTCAAGTCGTAGGTGCACAAACACAAACCTTTGATGCTCAGTCCCGCACACGCGGTGGCACAATAGCGCCCGATGTATTAAATCATCCACTTATTCAACAGCTGAAAGGGCAACTAGCCGCTCAAGAAGCAAAATATCAGCAGCTTTCTGAAAAAAATGGTCCAAACCATCCACATAATCAGCAGGCAATGGCTGAACTTAATGCAACACGCAGTCAATTAAACGAATTCATGGGGCAATATGCTGGTGGTCTGAGCAGCGCAGCAGGTAACTCAGCCTCACGTCAAGCAGCACTGAATTCAGCATTACTGGCACAAAAAGAGAAAGTTCTCGATTTGAAATCGCAGCGCGCAGCCATCGATGTATTGCTTCGTAATGTAGATAATGCACAGCGTAGCTACGATCAAGCTTTGCAGCGCTTCAGTCAAACTATGCTCGAAAGCCGATTAGATCAAAGTAATATTTCAATTATCAAATCAGCGTCAGAGCCGATCAATCACTCAAAGCCAAATACACCACTCAATATGGTGTTGGCTGTATTTGTAGGGGCATTATTAGCAATAGGTTTTGCTATGTTAGCTGAATTATTAGATCGTCGAGTGCGAACCAAACATGATATTGAAAATGTGCTGGATTTAGTTGTATTGGCCGATTTGATCCAACCTAAGGCTAAAAAATATAGATTGGCTCGCCTATACGGAGTGAAAGCATGAGTAATAATGAAATTCAAGTTTTGCCAAGTTTGGCAAAAGGAAATATCGGCCAGCAATTACTTGACAGTGGAAAAATTAATACAAGCCAAGCAGAAAAAATCTTGCAATTGCAAAAAGAGAGTGGGTTGCGCTTTGGTGAGGCAGCAATAAAATTAGGATTAATTACGGAAAGCGATATACAAGATGTTTTATCACAACAATTTGAATATCCATATCTCTTATCCGGCCAAAGTACAGTAGATGAAAGTCTGGTTGCTGCATATTCACCATTTGATTCGAGGGTAGAGACTTTACGCAGCTTGCGAAGCCAAATCATTTTAAGATGGATGGAGAATGGTCATAAATCAATTGCCATTTCTTCTTATGATTCCGATAGTGCGAGTGATTTATTAGCTGCAAATTTAGCCGTCGTATTTTCTCAATTAGGCGAACGAACCTTATTCGTTGATGCGAATTTGCGATCAAATAGTAAATCCAATCTATTTGGCCTAAAAAATAATTCAGGACTAAGTGATTTACTTGCAGGCCGCACTGACCTTTCGTGCATTCAAAAGATCGCAGACCTTCGCGATTTATCAGTATTAAATTCAGGCACAGCGGCACCAAATCCTCAAGAATTATTATCAAGAGACGCATTTGGTCAATTATTTCAACAATTAGAGTCTCAATTTGATGTCGTAATATATGCGACATCAAAGCTAGAGACGGCGATGGATGCGCAATTTATCGCCTCCAGAACCAAAGGCGTATTACTTGTTGTTCAAAAAGATAAAACGCCTGTAAAAGGGCTCGCCTCTTTAAAAGAACAATTCAACGCCAATAAGATCGAGATTATTGGTTGCGTCCTAACTGAGAGTGATAGTTAGAATGAATTTATCGTTAAACAAAGATCAATTTGCTGCGGTGAATAAAGTTTGGCCAATTTTGATTGGTCTACTGATCATGTTTGTTCCTGCATTTTGGTGGCTTTCTCAGAATAGCTGGAGCCAAGAAAACCAAGGTCATGCACCAATTGTATTTGCGATTGCTTTATGGCTGATCTATCGATCCAATAATGCTATTTGCCGTTTGATTATTGAAGCAAAAACTAATCCATTCACAGGTTGGTTAGTGTTATTGTTTGGTTGCTTGTGCTACATCCTAGGAAAAGCACTAACGATAGATTTAATCATAGCGTCATCATTTATTATTGTATTGATTGGGGTTTTACTACTTATTGGGGGATGGGCTGCCGTACGCGCATTATGGTTTCCACTGTTTTTCATGTTCTTCATGCTGCCGTTACCAAATGCCTTGGTGACGGCATTGACTCTGCCAATGAAAACGGTAGTGTCTTATTTTTCTGAAATTATTCTCTATCAACTTGGATATCCTGTTTCACGTTCAGGCGTGATTATTCAAATTGGCCAATATCAAATGTTGGTTGCAGATGCTTGTGCTGGCTTGCATACATTATTTACATTAGAAGCAATTGGTTTGCTCTACTTGAATTTAATGGGCTACAAGAATGCACTGCGTAATATCATTGTTGCATTAATGGTTATACCAATATCGCTGGCAGCAAATACAGTGCGAGTCATTGTATTAATATTAATAACATACCATTTTGGTGATGAAGCTGGCCAAGGATTCTTACATGGTTTTGCAGGTATTGTGCTGTTCGGTGTAGCCTTATTCTTATTAATGTCTTTTGACGGATTGCTTGGTGTTATTTTGAAAAAAATGGGAATTCACGATGCTGGACTTAAAAAAAGCAAATAATTTAAACGTGATTTCCATTGCGATGGTAATGGTTTTATCAGCGTTTCTTAGCATTTATTTTTCACCTAAGCCAGCAAAAGGTAATAGCAAGCCTGCGATAGAACTAGAAAAAAATATTCCTCAACAGTTTGGTGATTGGAAGGTAGATCAGTATGTTTCACCCATCACGGTGCCAGCAGATTTGCAAAGCAAATTAGATGAGTTGTATAGCGAAGTTTTATCACGAACCTACATCAATAGCCAAGGTCAGCGTGTGATGTTGTCTATAGCTTATGGTCGAAATCAAGGCGGGGAAAGTACTCAAGTACATCGACCTGAAATTTGTTATCGAGCACAAGGCTTCACGGTTGGGAAACAATACGCTGATATATTAAAAACCCAATCAGTTGATATTCCAGTACAGAGACTGATGTCATCAATGGGTGAACGGCTAGAGCCCATTACTTATTGGATTTTGCTCGGTGAGCATTTAGTTAAATCAGGTTTAGATCGTAAAATTTGGCAAGTAAAGTACGGCTTCCAACGCAAAATGCCAGATGGCTTACTGTTACGAGTGTCCACTATTGGTGCTGATAGAGAGGCTGCATATCAAATACAGGATCAATTTGTAAATGAGATGTTGAATAGTCTCTCGCCAGACTATAAGAAAGTTATTATTGGGAGTCGTTCTGACGAATGAAAATACCAAAATTAGCCGAAAATGAATTGGTATTGACAGTAGATCAACGCGCAAACAAATTCGCCTTATGGATTGTTGGTTTTGCAACAGTCTACCAATTCATCCTTTGCCTTGCGATGTCATTTAGAGCGCCAATGGGCTCTAGCGTGTTAATGCTCGCTGAGCTTATTGTTTACCTTTTATGTTTTTATGTATTTTATGAGCGAAGATGGTCAGTTAATCAGCTTGCTGTATTTTGGTTTGCGATAACAAATTTATTTTTATTATTTTTATTTCGATCATCACTAGACTTAAAATCAATTCGGGATGTACTAATCCCGATTTTGTTTTTTATACTAGGATTGCGATTTGCTCAGTATGAAAAAACAGATCGATTCGTATTTGGTTTGACAATAGTATTGATTGTAATCGCTATTTTTGAAATGTCTTTTCCTACGCTCTATGGGAAATTTTTACCGACATTGCAATTTCAAGCCAGTACAGGCGCGGTAAATCCAGCTGGAGCAATGCACAAAGGGCAGATGCTTACCTTGAATTCATTCCGACCTGAAGGTATTGGGCGGACTTGGTTCCCCGGTTTACTTAGTAATCAGCGAGCGGCTTCAATGTTTATCGAGCCAGTCTCTTTTGGTAATTTTGCAGTAATTCTATCTGCTTGGGGTTTGGCAAGACCACTAGGCAAAAGAATGTGGCAATACTTAGGCTTGGTATTGGTCATTTTGATTTTAACGGATTCCCGTTTTGCTACTTTGTTAGTTGCATTATTAATGGTAATTCGATTTACCCCTTTGGGATTGATTAAGCCGATTGTTATCGCAAAGCCAGCATTTATTATAATTTTATTATTATTGATCGCTAACTTGGGTGAGTATGCTGGTGATAATTTAATTGGGCGTTTATTTATTGCAGGAAATGGATTGAAAAACACACCACTATTAGAACTGCTAGGGGCCACACGATATGCAAGTGGCTATGGTGATTTAGGATATTCATATGTGATCTCACGGTTTGGTTTGATTTTTATAACGATTGCCTGGCTTACTTTATTTTTCGCTTTTAAAGGGAATACCCGAGCCGAGTATTTCAGAATCATGCTAGGCACCTACTTTGCTTGTATTTTGGCGGTAAGTGGTACATCGCTATTTGCGCTTAAAACTGCGGCACTCGCTTGGTTTATGCTCGGTGTTGTTTTTGCATTTAAAAAAGAAATTAAGTTCAATAGGTCTAATCCAGCATGAAAATAGCCCACGTTGTACGCCAATATCATCCTTCTGTTGGTGGTATGGAGGACGTTGTTGCAAATTTAGTCAAATACCAAAATGAGCAGACTCAATATCAACCGACTGTCATTACGCTAGATCGACTATTTCGTAACTCGGCAGATAAATTGCCAAAAAATGAAGTCGTTGAAGGGATTCCCGTCATCCGTTTGCCTTATTCTGGTTCGTCTCGCTACCCCATTTGCTTGTCTGTTTTTAGTCTGATGAAAGATTTTGACGTTATTCATGTGCATGGCGTTGATTTTTTCTATGATTTTTTGGCCTTGACTAAGTTTATCCATAAGAAAAAAATTATTGCCTCTACGCACGGTGGGTTCTTTCATACGCCTTATGCTGCTGGTTTGAAAAAAGTCTTTTTTAATACCGTAACGGGTATTACATCTGCGCTATACGATAAGGTGGTTGCTTGTAGTGATAATGATTTCGCCATTTTTTCACAAATTGCAGCCGCGCCACGATTAGTGTTAGTTGAAAATGGCGTTAATGTAGAAAAGTTTGAAAATGTGGCTTTAGGTCATGCTCAGTCACAAATCGTTTATTTTGGCCGCTGGTCGGTGAATAAGGGCTTACCAGAGCTGATTGAGCTGATTGCGCAATTACAAAAAATTAAACCTGAATTTTCTCTGGTGATTGCGGGGCGTCCGTATGATGTCGATGCCCAAAAACTAAATGATTTGGTGAGCCAAAATGGGTTAACAAATATCCAAATAATAGAAAGCCCAAGTAATGAGCAATTAAAGTCGATTATTGCCTCCTCCAGCTATTTTGCGTGTTTATCGCATCACGAAGGCTTTGGCCTTGCCGCAATTGAAGCAATGAGCGCAGGCTTGATTCCGATTTTATCTGCAATTCCTCCGTTTGAAAAGATACAACGCGAAAGTCAATTAGGCTTTATTTTAAAAGATAAAGCAGAAGTAAAAGAACAGATCAATAGTTTGGCGCAATTTATAAGCAGCGATAAATCAGAAGTGATTCAGCAGAAAGAAAAAGCGGCAGAATTTGCTAAGCAATACTCATGGACTAATGTAGCCAAGAAATATATGGAGTTATATGAATAAAATTTTAGCCATTATTGCTTGTTTGTGCGTAAGTGGTGCAGTTCAAGCAGCAAGTAGTTGCATCAGTGATGTTCAATTGAACGGTATCAATTTGGCGGGGGC contains these protein-coding regions:
- a CDS encoding glycosyltransferase family 4 protein; its protein translation is MEDVVANLVKYQNEQTQYQPTVITLDRLFRNSADKLPKNEVVEGIPVIRLPYSGSSRYPICLSVFSLMKDFDVIHVHGVDFFYDFLALTKFIHKKKIIASTHGGFFHTPYAAGLKKVFFNTVTGITSALYDKVVACSDNDFAIFSQIAAAPRLVLVENGVNVEKFENVALGHAQSQIVYFGRWSVNKGLPELIELIAQLQKIKPEFSLVIAGRPYDVDAQKLNDLVSQNGLTNIQIIESPSNEQLKSIIASSSYFACLSHHEGFGLAAIEAMSAGLIPILSAIPPFEKIQRESQLGFILKDKAEVKEQINSLAQFISSDKSEVIQQKEKAAEFAKQYSWTNVAKKYMELYE
- the xrtB gene encoding exosortase B, which translates into the protein MNLSLNKDQFAAVNKVWPILIGLLIMFVPAFWWLSQNSWSQENQGHAPIVFAIALWLIYRSNNAICRLIIEAKTNPFTGWLVLLFGCLCYILGKALTIDLIIASSFIIVLIGVLLLIGGWAAVRALWFPLFFMFFMLPLPNALVTALTLPMKTVVSYFSEIILYQLGYPVSRSGVIIQIGQYQMLVADACAGLHTLFTLEAIGLLYLNLMGYKNALRNIIVALMVIPISLAANTVRVIVLILITYHFGDEAGQGFLHGFAGIVLFGVALFLLMSFDGLLGVILKKMGIHDAGLKKSK
- the epsG gene encoding chain length determinant protein tyrosine kinase EpsG — its product is MSNNEIQVLPSLAKGNIGQQLLDSGKINTSQAEKILQLQKESGLRFGEAAIKLGLITESDIQDVLSQQFEYPYLLSGQSTVDESLVAAYSPFDSRVETLRSLRSQIILRWMENGHKSIAISSYDSDSASDLLAANLAVVFSQLGERTLFVDANLRSNSKSNLFGLKNNSGLSDLLAGRTDLSCIQKIADLRDLSVLNSGTAAPNPQELLSRDAFGQLFQQLESQFDVVIYATSKLETAMDAQFIASRTKGVLLVVQKDKTPVKGLASLKEQFNANKIEIIGCVLTESDS
- the epsI gene encoding exosortase-associated protein EpsI, B-type, which produces MLDLKKANNLNVISIAMVMVLSAFLSIYFSPKPAKGNSKPAIELEKNIPQQFGDWKVDQYVSPITVPADLQSKLDELYSEVLSRTYINSQGQRVMLSIAYGRNQGGESTQVHRPEICYRAQGFTVGKQYADILKTQSVDIPVQRLMSSMGERLEPITYWILLGEHLVKSGLDRKIWQVKYGFQRKMPDGLLLRVSTIGADREAAYQIQDQFVNEMLNSLSPDYKKVIIGSRSDE
- the epsF gene encoding chain length determinant protein EpsF; translated protein: MTLEQFLNILRARKWIAISVFFTVMLVTLLVSLSLPKQYTAEAALAIDVKAADPVTGQPIAGYMAPSFMATQVDMITSQNTALKVVDTLGFAKLPEAQAQFMAATQGKGEIRSWFAESLLRGLNVIPSSESNVITLNYTAADPKFAATLANNFAQAYIRTTIDNKIAAAQQNNVFFQEQLKTLQRNLELAQNKLSEYQQTHGIVGSDERLDVETQRLNELSSQVVGAQTQTFDAQSRTRGGTIAPDVLNHPLIQQLKGQLAAQEAKYQQLSEKNGPNHPHNQQAMAELNATRSQLNEFMGQYAGGLSSAAGNSASRQAALNSALLAQKEKVLDLKSQRAAIDVLLRNVDNAQRSYDQALQRFSQTMLESRLDQSNISIIKSASEPINHSKPNTPLNMVLAVFVGALLAIGFAMLAELLDRRVRTKHDIENVLDLVVLADLIQPKAKKYRLARLYGVKA